From a region of the Anoplopoma fimbria isolate UVic2021 breed Golden Eagle Sablefish chromosome 16, Afim_UVic_2022, whole genome shotgun sequence genome:
- the LOC129104945 gene encoding zinc finger protein 654-like gives MADSESDLETDGLESALDTLCDRHCSDESSLKSSSYCSEFCELVEEYTGQWQVPLPQLKVLRTALCSFTKATAAFPDDCQHIHYVLSSMALSFFELMLFFSKEEFVEEPLKDILDSFQECHSRLLRHRNIYLQHVKLIIKAGGPWENLVLQGILKEADLPLKEVEDYLSSELPVFFELRIRYLQACERMQEAMALAKSCLENREAGKHLYFHQAYLTCLYKASLHEHLHKEMAEIDGRDAVEIICNTESVEKDELLLSLCKAFLTQQLHNGDMYYIWDLVFIWSKLHLRAHPSRHGFLAECLQLASSATNIRAIFPFIKLVTTELGVEGVQVCVELCARALLGDMQADSVTRSLVCKTIAFLLPHDLEICRACALLVFCQERTLEAYRTVCLLYMHPDQEPHPQNSPVRTNVRFHILQMLKQRLCFDPEFWNLLTLRTHCLELMSDKVMKAAVLSEMKEEEEKEYSEELLINTCVNDSCTRGINSCQCTVDGETEKCVAPSNNVLLKRRKWKKSLRRGNQSMSDDEADLCDDPEFKYNIKSTSYGNKPVYSLRRINTKIENSASVKAPLNRKREYLSRCVKSQILKRKGRKKRWLQGLPRLEQVQAVKEEKVEVKDKMVKGKGKKRGRKPLQKLELSFPDNVIYLTEEESGFEEITDTEDRELDMPQLENELEQKSEQKECQFEQMDDLERENELEKHPDLVSGSSLDEQTQRGSQPEFGDGLPDAPQAAAPVVEADPELDGPPLELLDCPIELLHNYSLKSKKPDGEKLQPPESLAQDAVNGDTGQEPHPTVKTEVVNTEVKAKRSWKDRVLRTQQYAHLIYHCNFCHKDYKGLNVMRHALSHLKSRKLKCILCGKRFKQLSFAKKHILDHIDEMSKQKPPNKKPCTKDIPAANGIVDDLKSKSPPPNGNQTSISVKETPEPKSGGKTKVSSLKREDRIIRNLRTLIKKTSVLHKKCKNPDEKMFKQVNFKDEQVVIKDGVVIVRDLSVMEKEKPLGGNGYNVDTYHLCPSESCDRVFLRISTTLTKHAIKCHISEEKVLEKTFVWTKHKCSLCLRQIQFLQHYKDHMKLHDTALQHFCYHLECNQRFSTLQDLKDHVNTHKPFRPQCSVTDCEKLFSSFQGLYDHEWRHYIPAPQREELELGPSRQMKQNPEAPWKQRLKVEDIWLQSKKGQRESPALDHAEASNLEDLRETNKTEDQPCKVNVPDGNQDPSKPHNCSEDTVSHEPQDNCKAAINGHEGETRHKVLEGKVSTSHTDAATATPSKSSRKRTPVEWDPLNVRDLEDLSTLAEGVQKSLGEPHITEHKTFKPEDPVYATFVKAPFIRPPPSTYLDESLLSMRKRRSNEEAAPRKYVYWSNKKNKEVVPENQQSADNATSVQKIRHRCEKCLSSFSSLEELQKHQALNTCSSLFGFDSDDES, from the exons ATGGCGGACAGCGAAAGTGATTTAGAAACAGACGGGCTTGAATCGGCCCTGGACACGTTGTGCGACAGACACTGCAGCGACGAGTCGTCCCTGAAAAGCAGCAGCTACTGCTCTGAGTTTTGTGAG TTGGTTGAGGAGTACACAGGGCAATGGCAAGTTCCTCTCCCTCAGCTGAAGGTGCTGCGGACTGCACTCTGCAGCTTCACCAAAGCCACTGCTGCCTTCCCTGATGACTGTCAGCACATTCATTATGTTCTCAGCAGTATGGCCTT GAGCTTTTTTGAACTGATGCTGTTTTTCAGCAAGGAAGAATTTGTGGAAGAGCCTTTAAAAGACATTCTGGATTCCTttcag GAGTGCCACTCTCGGCTCCTGAGGCACAGGAACATCTACCTTCAGCATGTGAAGCTGATCATCAAAGCAGGAGGCCCATGGGAGAATCTAGTGCTGCAAGGAATCCTGAAAGAGGCAGACTTGCCATTAAAAGAAG TTGAGGACTACTTAAGCTCAGAGTTGCCAGTGTTCTTTGAGCTACGGATTCGCTATCTGCAAGCCTGTGAACGAATGCAAGAGGCAATGGCCCTGGCTAAAAGCTGCCTGGAAAACCGCGAGGCTGGAAAGCATCTGTACTTCCATCAGGCCTACCTGACCTGCCTCTACAAGGCCTCACTGCACGAACACCTTCACAAGGAG ATGGCAGAGATAGACGGCCGTGATGCAGTGGAGATCATCTGCAACACGGAGAGCGTTGAAAAAGACGAGCTTCTGTTGTCGCTGTGTAAAGCTTTCCTTACCCAGCAGCTACACAATGGAGACATGTACTACATCTG GGACCTGGTGTTCATCTGGAGCAAGTTGCATCTAAGGGCCCATCCCTCCAGACATGGTTTCCTGGCCGAGTGCTTGCAGTTGGCTTCTTCTGCTACTAACATCAGAGCCATCTTCCCCTTCATCAAACTGGTCACCACAGAG CTGGGGGTTGAAGGAGTCCAGGTCTGTGTGGAGCTGTGTGCCAGGGCCTTGCTGGGTGACATGCAGGCTGACAGTGTAACCCGGTCCCTTGTCTGCAAGACCATCGCCTTCCTGCTACCTCATGACCTGGAGATATGTCGAGCGTGTGCCCTGCTGGTCTTCTGCCAGGAACGAACCCTGGAAGCTTACCGAACCGTCTGCCTGCTTTACATGCATCCTGACCAGGAGCCGCATCCCCAAAACAGCCCTGTCCGGACCAACGTTCGCTTCCATATTCTGCAG ATGCTCAAGCAGCGCCTCTGTTTTGACCCAGAGTTTTGGAACCTTCTGACCCTCAGGACACACTGCTTGGAGTTGATGAGCGACAAGGTCATGAAGGCTGCTGTTCTCAGTGAgatgaaggaggaagaagagaaggaataCAGCGAAGAGCTGTTAATAAATACGTGTGTAAATGACTCATGCACTCGAGGTATAAATTCCTGCCAGTGCACTGTGgacggagagacagaaaagtgtGTCGCCCCTTCAAATAATGTTCTtctgaagaggagaaaatggaAGAAAAGCCTTCGAAGGGGAAACCAATCCATGTCTGACGATGAGGCCGACCTTTGTGATGATCCAGAGTTCAAATACAATATCAAATCCACGTCTTATGGCAATAAACCTGTGTATTCACTAAGACGCATTAACACTAAGATCGAAAATTCAGCTTCTGTAAAAGCCCCCCTGAACCGCAAGAGAGAATACCTGTCTAGATGCGTGAAGAGCCAAATTTTGAAAAGGAAGGGTCGGAAGAAAAGATGGTTGCAGGGTCTTCCGAGGCTGGAGCAGGTGCAGGCCGTTAAAGAGGAGAAGGTCGAGGTCAAAGACAAGATGGTCAAGGGTAAAGGGAAAAAACGGGGACGGAAGCCTTTACAGAAACTGGAACTCTCCTTCCCTGATAACGTAATATACCTCACTGAGGAGGAGTCTGGTTTTGAGGAGATAACTGACACAGAAGACAGAGAGCTGGATATGCCTCAACTGGAGAATGAACTTGAACAAAAGAGTGAACAGAAGGAGTGTCAATTTGAGCAGATGGATGATCTTGAGAGGGAAAATGAACTTGAGAAACACCCTGACTTGGTCTCTGGTAGCAGTCTCGATGAACAAACCCAAAGGGGATCTCAACCAGAGTTTGGTGACGGTCTTCCTGACGCGCCTCAAGCTGCTGCTCCTGTTGTTGAAGCTGATCCTGAGCTTGACGGTCCACCCTTAGAGTTATTGGACTGTCCAATAGAACTGCTACACAACTACTCGCTCAAATCAAAGAAGCCTGATGGTGAGAAACTGCAACCCCCAGAATCCTTGGCACAAGATGCGGTTAACGGCGACACAGGACAGGAGCCCCATCCCACAGTGAAAACAGAAGTGGTAAACACCGAG GTGAAAGCCAAGCGATCGTGGAAGGACAGAGTACTCCGCACTCAACAATATGCCCACTTGATCTACCACTGCAACTTCTGCCACAAAGACTACAAAGGGTTGAATGTTATGAGGCACGCTCTCTCGCACCTTAAGAGCAGGAAACTAAAATGCATCCTCTGTGGAAAACGCTTTAAACAGCTGTCCTTTGCCAAAAAGCATATTCTGGACCACATTGATGAAATGAGCAAGCAGAAACCCCCCAATAAGAAGCCCTGCACTAAGGACATTCCAGCTGCTAACGGAATAGTAGATGATCTGAAAAGTAAAAGCCCGCCTCCGAATGGAAACCAGACTTCCATTTCGGTGAAAGAAACCCCCGAGCCGAAATCCGGAGGCAAAACTAAAGTGTCAAGTCTCAAGAGGGAAGATCGTATCATCAGGAACCTCCGCACGCTCATCAAGAAGACATCTGTGCTGCACAAAAAGTGCAAGAACCCCGATGAAAAGATGTTCAAACAGGTCAACTTCAAGGACGAGCAGGTGGTCATCAAAGATGGCGTGGTGATTGTAAGAGATCTGTCtgtgatggagaaagagaagcCTTTAGGAGGAAATGGCTACAACGTGGACACGTATCACTTGTGCCCCTCAGAGTCCTGTGATAGAGTATTCTTGAGGATTAGCACCACACTAACCAAGCATGCCATTAAATGCCACATCAGCGAAGAGAAGGTGCTGGAGAAGACGTTTGTGTGGACCAAGCACAAGTGCAGCCTTTGCCTCAG GCAGATCCAGTTTCTCCAGCATTATAAGGACCACATGAAGCTCCACGACACTGCGCTCCAGCACTTCTGCTACCACCTGGAGTGTAACCAGCGCTTCTCCACGCTGCAGGATTTAAAGGACCACGTCAACACTCACAAGCCCTTCAGACCTCAATGTTCAGTCACAGACTGTGAGAAGCTATTCTCAAGCTTTCAGGGTCTCTATGACCATGAATGGAGACACTACATCCCAGCGCCTCAAAGAGAGGAACTAGAGTTGGGACCCAGCAGACAGATGAAGCAAAATCCTGAAGCTCCGTGGAAGCAGAGACTGAAGGTTGAAGATATATGGCTTCAGAGTAAAAAGGGTCAGAGGGAGAGTCCGGCCCTCGATCACGCTGAGGCCTCTAATCTTGAGGATCTCAGAGAAACGAACAAAACTGAAGACCAGCCTTGCAAAGTAAATGTCCCAGACGGTAATCAAGACCCGTCTAAACCTCACAATTGCTCAGAGGACACGGTCAGCCATGAGCCTCAGGACAACTGCAAAGCCGCCATCAATGGACACGAGGGTGAGACGAGACACAAAGTGTTGGAGGGAAAAGTTTCCACTTCCCACACTGACGCTGCTACAGCAACTCCAAGTAAGAGCTCTCGAAAAAGAACGCCCGTCGAGTGGGACCCCTTGAACGTCCGAGACCTCGAGGATTTGTCCACTCTGGCCGAGGGAGTCCAGAAGTCACTGGGAGAGCCACACATCACTGAGCACAAAACCTTCAAACCCGAAGATCCCGTATATGCAACTTTCGTCAAAGCCCCCTTCATCCGGCCGCCGCCCTCCACCTACCTGGACGAGTCTCTGCTCTCGATGCGCAAGAGGAGGTCCAACGAGGAGGCCGCTCCGAGGAAATACGTCTACTGGagcaataagaaaaataaggaGGTTGTCCCTGAAAATCAGCAGTCGGCGGATAATGCGACCTCTGTGCAGAAGATCAGGCATCGCTGTGAAAaatgtctctcctctttcagcaGCTTAGAAGAATTACAGAAACACCAAGCCCTTAACACCTGCTCATCGCTCTTCGGCTTTGATTCAGACGATGAAA gTTAG
- the zgc:152951 gene encoding uncharacterized protein zgc:152951 isoform X1, translating into MEEFKSSTLGRVTVYSIQGCPHCVQAKATLGRLGVPVCDVDVGRHPELRARVKELTGRSSVPQIFFNNIHVGGNDDLQKLAPEELQRLVNLVMKEPLPADAPPLPEENPPEDMAGERDGEFMCEKDELADLVGDLKHGSVIGNHRRGLTMYKKSFSCDQLVDWLQKEKGMARAEACNTGQALLQKKYMVIVRGCGQQDCSFGEGKDTLYRLLEDDPHSALNAGQTASCIPIQAAELSLLVRELILKLFSDHLSADGKSVDYKGMSGNPAFERYCELAIQLQRVELLSLSREEKLAFFINIYNALVIHGYLRLGAPTNMWQRYRFFNYVSYLIGGEVFTLQDIENGVLRGNRKGVAQLLRPFSKTDPRLQVALPDAEPLIHFALNCGAKGCPPIKTYTPQDIDSQLRIAAEAFLENDDACLVDSGKREVRLSQIFKWYKADFGGTDEKLLNWVVEHMGDSPKKTSLQGVLSAGKTKVSFLPYDWSSNSSH; encoded by the exons ATGGAGGAGTTCAAGAGCAGTACTCTGGGCCGGGTAACGGTCTACTCTATCCAGGGCTGCCCACACTGTGTGCAGGCTAAAGCCACCCTTGGACGTTTGGGAGTCCCGGTATGTGATGTGGATGTTGGAAGGCATCCAGAGCTAAGAGCCCGGGTGAAGGAGCTGACAGGACGCAGCTCAGTGCCTCAAATCTTCTTCAACAATATTCATGTCGGGGGCAACGACGACCTACAGAAACTG GCTCCTGAGGAGCTTCAAAGGTTGGTGAATCTGGTCATGAAAGAGCCTCTTCCAGCAGATGCTCCACCACTACCAGAGGAGAATCCACCAGAGGACATGGCtggggagagagatggag AGTTTATGTGTGAGAAAGATGAGTTggcagacctggtaggggaccTCAAACATGGCAGTGTGATTGGCAATCATAGGAGGGGACTCACAATGTACAAAAAGAGCTTCTCATGTGATCAACTGGTTGACTGGCTGCAGAAAGAGAAGGGCATGG CCAGGGCCGAGGCCTGTAATACTGGCCAGGCGTTGTTGCAGAAGAAGTACATGGTCATTGTCCGTGGCTGTGGGCAGCAGGATTGCAGTTTTGGAGAAGGGAAAGACACACTGTACAGGCTGCTGGAGGACGACCCTCATTCAGCCCTCAACGCAGGACAGACCGCATCCTGCATTCCCATCCAGG ctGCTGAACTCTCTTTGCTTGTACGGGAGTTGATTCTGAAATTGTTCTCTGATCATCTCTCTGCTGATGGCAAG TCTGTGGACTACAAGGGCATGTCGGGGAACCCTGCCTTTGAGCGTTACTGTGAGCTAGCCATTCAGCTACAGAGGGTGGAGCTGCTTTCGCTGAGTCGGGAGGAGAAGCTGGCCTTCTTCATCAACATCTACAATGCCTTGGTCATCCATGGGTACCTACGCCTGGGGGCCCCAACCAACATGTGGCAAAGATACAGA TTCTTCAACTACGTGAGCTACCTGATTGGAGGAGAAGTGTTCACATTGCAGGACATTGAGAATGGAGTCCTGAGAGGGAACAGAAAAGGTGTCGCACAGCTTCTGAGGCCCTTCTCCAAAACGGACCCACGACTACAA GTGGCCCTTCCAGATGCTGAGCCCCTCATTCACTTTGCCTTGAACTGTGGAGCAAAGGGCTGCCCACCAATTAAAACATACACACCACAG GACATTGACAGCCAGCTCCGCATAGCAGCAGAGGCCTTCTTGGAGAACGACGACGCCTGTTTGGTGGATTCTGGGAAAAGAGAAGTGCGACTCAGTCAGATATTCAAGTGGTACAAAGCTGACTTTGGAGGAACTGATGAAAAG CTGCTGAACTGGGTGGTGGAACACATGGGTGACTCTCCGAAGAAGACCAGCCTGCAGGGGGTCCTTTCTGCTGGGAAGACCAAAGTCAGCTTCCTCCCTTACGACTGGAGCAGCAACAGTTCCCActga
- the zgc:152951 gene encoding uncharacterized protein zgc:152951 isoform X2, whose amino-acid sequence MEEFKSSTLGRVTVYSIQGCPHCVQAKATLGRLGVPVCDVDVGRHPELRARVKELTGRSSVPQIFFNNIHVGGNDDLQKLAPEELQRLVNLVMKEPLPADAPPLPEENPPEDMAGERDGAAELSLLVRELILKLFSDHLSADGKSVDYKGMSGNPAFERYCELAIQLQRVELLSLSREEKLAFFINIYNALVIHGYLRLGAPTNMWQRYRFFNYVSYLIGGEVFTLQDIENGVLRGNRKGVAQLLRPFSKTDPRLQVALPDAEPLIHFALNCGAKGCPPIKTYTPQDIDSQLRIAAEAFLENDDACLVDSGKREVRLSQIFKWYKADFGGTDEKLLNWVVEHMGDSPKKTSLQGVLSAGKTKVSFLPYDWSSNSSH is encoded by the exons ATGGAGGAGTTCAAGAGCAGTACTCTGGGCCGGGTAACGGTCTACTCTATCCAGGGCTGCCCACACTGTGTGCAGGCTAAAGCCACCCTTGGACGTTTGGGAGTCCCGGTATGTGATGTGGATGTTGGAAGGCATCCAGAGCTAAGAGCCCGGGTGAAGGAGCTGACAGGACGCAGCTCAGTGCCTCAAATCTTCTTCAACAATATTCATGTCGGGGGCAACGACGACCTACAGAAACTG GCTCCTGAGGAGCTTCAAAGGTTGGTGAATCTGGTCATGAAAGAGCCTCTTCCAGCAGATGCTCCACCACTACCAGAGGAGAATCCACCAGAGGACATGGCtggggagagagatggag ctGCTGAACTCTCTTTGCTTGTACGGGAGTTGATTCTGAAATTGTTCTCTGATCATCTCTCTGCTGATGGCAAG TCTGTGGACTACAAGGGCATGTCGGGGAACCCTGCCTTTGAGCGTTACTGTGAGCTAGCCATTCAGCTACAGAGGGTGGAGCTGCTTTCGCTGAGTCGGGAGGAGAAGCTGGCCTTCTTCATCAACATCTACAATGCCTTGGTCATCCATGGGTACCTACGCCTGGGGGCCCCAACCAACATGTGGCAAAGATACAGA TTCTTCAACTACGTGAGCTACCTGATTGGAGGAGAAGTGTTCACATTGCAGGACATTGAGAATGGAGTCCTGAGAGGGAACAGAAAAGGTGTCGCACAGCTTCTGAGGCCCTTCTCCAAAACGGACCCACGACTACAA GTGGCCCTTCCAGATGCTGAGCCCCTCATTCACTTTGCCTTGAACTGTGGAGCAAAGGGCTGCCCACCAATTAAAACATACACACCACAG GACATTGACAGCCAGCTCCGCATAGCAGCAGAGGCCTTCTTGGAGAACGACGACGCCTGTTTGGTGGATTCTGGGAAAAGAGAAGTGCGACTCAGTCAGATATTCAAGTGGTACAAAGCTGACTTTGGAGGAACTGATGAAAAG CTGCTGAACTGGGTGGTGGAACACATGGGTGACTCTCCGAAGAAGACCAGCCTGCAGGGGGTCCTTTCTGCTGGGAAGACCAAAGTCAGCTTCCTCCCTTACGACTGGAGCAGCAACAGTTCCCActga